AATGGTACGTAGCATgtgcattttgaatttaatctgcatttattcaaatatataatgatatatttatatttaattgacaagaTCATGTAATTTTTCATGCAACCAATATAAACAAATATGGTTGGTCAATTTCGTATATGATTGATcagtgtaagagttttcctaatgtggactatattaattgatattgtaatttaccctTTTATTACGGTTAGGGTTATTTGTAGCAATTAGCAAGTCGTACATTTACCATGGTATCACCGAAAGCctgcaaataaataaatacagcTTTGATTATTCTTTGCAAAGAAGCAGGAAATGAGAAGCCGAGAAACGCCGGAGCTACGCGAAAGCTTGATGTGAAGATCGCGAACGTAGTTCATGTTTCTCCGGCGAGGGAAACGTTTGGTGGGCTCTACGCTCTCTCGAACCTCGACCAGACCTTCCCGTACGTGATTGAGAATGTGATCACCTTCAAGGGTGAAGGGAGGGGAAGGCGTCTTACCGCGATCGAGACAATCAGAGAGTCACTGGCCAAGGCATTGGTCGAGTTCTATCCATTTGCTGGCAGACTTGTCATGGGGAGTGACGGGAGGATGGCGGTGAAGATGCACTGGAGAAGGTGTTCCGTTCGTCGAAGCGATGTCGGAGGATGACATTGCAATGCTGGGCGATATCAGTGCCATCAATCCCACCATGCTGCGAAAACTCGTGAAGCACAGCGATGGAGCCTCGACTATATTGGAAGTACCTTTGCTAACGGTGCAGGTAAATACTATTGAAAATGGTGGGTTTTGCTAGATCCGACGATCTTATTTAGTTTAGTACACACAAGTAGATATCCACTTATAGTTTATCATGAAATCCAGGTGACGACATTCAAGTGCGGAGGGATCGTCGTCGGCATCGTCATGAATCACGTCCTCGTCGACGGGAAAGCCCTCATGGACTTCATAGCTTGCTGGAATGACCTAGCTCGAGCCAAGCCGCCATCAGTTCTTCCCTTTCTTGATCGATCGGTGTTGCGCTCGAGGCAACCTCCGCGTGTCGATCTCCCCCACCACGAGTATGCTCCGAGAGACCAGCGGCCCGGACTCGTGGTCAACCCTCAAACCAAGCCCCTTGTTTACAGATCATTCTGCTTCAAGCCACACGCTCTCATTCAGCTCAAGAAAGCGGCAAGAATCGCAACCCAGAATGGCTCTTCTGTAGTCCCGACGACCTTTGAAGTCATATCGGCGCTCGTGTGGATCTCGCGAACCAAAGCTCTTGGAATTAGTCCTCACGAGACGACGAAGCTACTCACTGCAGTCGACGGCCGCCCCAAGTTCAACCCCCCGTTGCTGAGTGGCTACTTCGGGAACGGCATCGCTTGGTCCTGTGCTGAGTGCAGCACGGGTGAATTGACCAGCAATCCCTTCTCGTTTGCTGTTAGGATTGTGCACGAGGCGCTCGCATCCGTCACCGAGAGTTACATAAGGTCGGCCATCGACTACGTCGAGCTGAACAAGGTCCTAGTTGACTGCGAGGGCAGCGCTTGCTGCATCAGCAAGTGGAGCCAGCTCCCTTTCTACAAGATAGATTTCGGGTTCGGGAGGCCGTTCCAGGTGGCACCCGCGACGGTCCCTGACAAACTCATCTTGGTCGCTTCTCGGAGCAGGGAGAGCGATGAGTTGGTTGTGTCCCTGGGGCTTACTTGCGACGCCATGGATGTTTTCTCGAAGTTGATTCAGCATGAGCTCACGCTGAAAAGCAAGTTCTAGTCTCATCCATGGATATGAGTATATGAAGCTTAGTTTTCGCGCCCCTGGTTTTAAGTAGGACTAGCGCAATGGTGTTGTGCTGCTTGTGCCTATTGTTTTATATGATATGTTTCCATTAATAAAGTGATATACTTTCTAGAAAAGGGAATCTTATAGATGCAAATGTCAATTTATGAAAGAGCGCCCATAACATACACTAGCAATGTGAAAAAAGTTCTATACATGTGGTTTTGTACACCATCGATCGGATGTTAAGAGTAAATTAAGGGCATGCGAGGCCATTtgtgtgagaaaatattaacCACACAAGTtgtggaaggaaaagaaagcgaaaaaaagaaaataaaaaagaagggacaaccgacaaagaagaagaaaaatggaggtGCGAGTCtacaagaggagagagagaaggagagaaaaatcCGACAAATGGGCCATTTGTGGACATGTCACTTAACAGATGGTCATCTACTTTGTGGCGCGAGCACAATTTGTGCAgctaatattttttcttaattttgagtAAGACTAGCATAGTGATGTTGCGCTCCTTGTGCTTGTTGTATTATATGACATGCTTCCATCAATGAAGTGATGTACTTTCTAAAAAAAGGGAATCTTATAGATACAAAAGTCAATTTATGAAAGAGTGGCCATAGCATATAGTAACGTAAGAAAGTTTTACATAAGTAGGGGCAAATAGAAAGTTcatgtaaattttttctttacGCGGGTGGTGTGCttgctatttttctttgtgAATTAATGGGTTTGTGTTGAGTGTTTGGTAAAGTACCATTTTTTAGGCACTATCTATATATCTTTAGCATGAGGAAGAGTATTGTTGGGTTGTCATTATCCATGTTAGGTATTCATTAATGTACAAGTGTGAGCGTATCATAGAGAAAAATTCCCTATCAGCTAATTGAAGAGGGATTGAGCAGTTAATAAATCTAGTAGACttataatttattgatttaaactCTTAAAATAAGGTGATTTAATAATATGATTTGTTGATGGGTTCATATTCTTGAAAATCTACTCTCCAAGATAGGTTTTATTCTTTCCAAGAGTTTTAGAATTTTGAGAACCAAAGAGATatagctaggggtgagcatcagtctagggtcaaccctagaccaatCCTGAACTGGCCCAACCCTACTGGCCCTAGTTCGGTTCTTAGGGAGATCGGGGTGGTCCTTGGTTCTAGGATTCTTGGACCAATATTGTGCGGGTTGATTCTTGGTCTTTGGAGTTTAAGGTCTGTCGAACCCGGACCAACCCtgattttatatatatctatatatatattaattatatataatatattatttatttttcatatagaAAAACTGTAAAATAAATGGTGTCAACAGCATTAAATAGCTCATttgtgaggagttcaagtaattttacactattttttaataacttagatcttttaatgtcttttacgacGTCAACAACTATAATTtacaaaggagaaaaatgtttttgtgaggagttctCACGATGTTCAAAAGGGCATAAATAGCTCCTCACGGCATCCTCCTTCATTACTCattctcttctatcttatttgtcctcttagtctttaatttaccaaaatcaaaataaacaacTTCTCCGCTCGCCACTCAACACTCGCCTCACtagctttgggtcactcgtgtcGTTTGCTGCTCGATGCTCGCCTAGCTTGTTGCTTCCTGCTCGACGCTTGATGCTCATCCCACTCGACATTCATTGCTCACCCCTCTTAGCTGGCCTCGCTCGTCACTGAACCCATAAGGTCTGTTTGGTCCTCGCTTGCCTTTTTAGGGAGtacaaaaagaatgaaataaaaaattatcgattgatcCTAGGTTGACTCTAAaaccggaccaaacccattgggttggtccggTCCTCAGTTGCCTTTTTAGAGagtacaaaaaattaaataaataaattattggttagtcccGAGTTGATCTTGAAACCGAACTAAACCCACTGGGTCAGTTCGGTGCTCGGTCCCAAGCTTAATAGGATCGATCctcagtcccaaaaattgagggcTAGTACTGTGcaggttggtcctagggttagggggtgggtTGGCTCAacccgaaccatgctcacccctagataTAGCTACAATGATCCATGTGCTACTATTGAACAAAAGGTCCAATATTCATATTGTAGGAAATGCTTTCATTATTCccaaaataagtaattttcatgATTATTACCTTGCAAAGCATGAATTGCATTATATATGTTTAATGAGGGACTAACATTAATTCCTCGCtgtgaattttcatttttaaaaaccAGGAGTAAAAGTGGAACTGGGTCGTCAAAGTCAGTTTCTCCTTTTAATGCATcttgtattaaataaataaatacatggaACCCACATTGCATGAAGTCCTGTCGACCCTTGCGCACATAAAAATAGGCATGCTCCAATTGTTATACTAAACTGTCCATGCTTCAACTGTTGAAATTCTGCAAGTGTGTGCCTTTCACTTTTTTGGATTTAATGTGCACATTTTAATCGAACATATTGTTAGAGTTAATTAGgatatttcttttgattatcCTCATCTCTCAAGATTGCACTTATATTTCATTTGGATTATGCATATCCTTgattgctattttattttagataGTCATTTAATAAAGCCTATCTTATGTTCTCTTCTTCTACACACATTAAAATACATAGAAATTTCACAATTATTTCCtcccattttttatatttcaggTTATAccaaaagtgatgatgatgatttttgtaatattttaataagttttatgaaatttcttttttttctttcttttttcttttctttttttctttttcctttgtaggATTTCTAGACAGCGAAATAACTTGGGCCCCAGCAACGATTAATGACTCTTGCTAGCAATAGGGAGGGCCCACAATGCCCTCATTCTGAGGCTAAGAGTGGaaacatataataaaaaagacaaataaggggttttaaataatttgaactTAAAAAATCTTCCTTTGATACCGTGTATGATGTtgtgagagttttttttttagtgttatTTTAGAATGAATCACTTAAATTCCAACATAGAAAGCCATAGATATTAGGGACATGTAATCAGACCTATTTAACCTTGGAACCAACCCATCTTGTTCGATTCATAAAAGACCAGTTTGGTGCCTCtgtaaaaaatttggaaattgactTTGATAGGTTTGGTTTCTATGCATTGTAATGGTCGGTTCTACCCAAGAACCAAACTTGTCAAGGCTGGTTCAAGGGTAGAACTGGTCAAAACCAACACAAAATTTGGGAACTTTTTTGCAcaactatctctctctctctctctctctctctctctctctctctcacgtacACACACGCAAACAAACTCTCAGCGGTCTCACTCTCTCTATACTAATACTCGATTTCTTTGATCTTTTCCCTCTTGAAAAGTTCTCACTTtagtaggttttttttttttttttttatctcacatCTCTCTTCCACAATGAATTACCTCAAAGGAGTTGTGGTCTATGAAGACTTACTTCTCATTTACCAAATCTGATTCTATTTGCTATTTATAAGACATATATTCATATTTGACACGATGCATATTGTATAtctaataaaacaaaacaaaaaaaaggcaCATTCCAAAGTCGATTAGTTCAATATCTGGtttcaaaattgggaaccgattccAAAAAGATAGTTTCCAAATTACTAGACTGGAAGTTTCCACTATGTAACCAATCaccttaatatatatatatatatacacacatacatacatacatacatacatacatacatacatacatacatacatacatacatacatacatacatacatatatatatccATGAAAAAATACATCATCATGGTCCAGTCCCTTTGCATCTCAATAGATGTTTTCCAATGACAaatgttgacacttaaatttttattaaaggcTTCTTATTTTTGTAACCAAACTAGGGCAATCATTAGTTGAATTTGGCCAAACACGTGCATGATCTCAGCcatcgaataaaataaaattaatgtgAGCTATTGGATTTGGCATGACCATTTTGTTCTACCAAACCCCACTATGCCATACCTCACACCAAAAATAATAAGCTATGACATATCATTATTGCATTAATCAGTGTATAAACTATAGTTTGGATTCTCTGGCTTTAAGCTTGTGAAATGAAACAATTATCATTAAAATGTAATGATGTCTTTAGCTCATCCAATCATAATCGACAAGGTAAGTTGGACCATATATCTCCAAGATGAAAACTAGCCTAAAGTTCTCCTGTGAAGCAACTTCCACACGTCGCTTCATGGTGGCATGTGTTCTTGGAACCATTGTCACTCCTTTTTTTCGCTTGCCTTCAATGTCTTACTGTCAAGCATTTTTGCCTCAATCGCCATgcaatctatttttccttttttcagacTATAATGATCTGAATACCTTCATAAGATTCAAAATCGATAGAGCTCtatcattggaaaaaaagaagaagaaaaagctatGCATGTTGCATAAGTccacaagatgcaataatttgacaagaCATTAGATAAATGGGGTGTCCCCACTCCCTTTTGAGTCCGCATTCATATAGCTAAGGCTGTGAATATACATATTATTGTGTTCTCTCATTTCTTAAGTGCTTATATTATGGTCTTTCATATTCATGCATTACTTCTTCAAACATGCATGTGGGCAGACAAGTCTCTTTGTATTCTCCGAGGGATATGTTGAGGGAAATAATGAAATTGCAACTCTAAGTCATCTAGATATTGTGCATGGCGAAACCGATGATCCATCACATCTTATCGAAACGATGAAGACTGAATTACATATGCCTTGTTCTTTGCCAAGTTTGAATGGCAATCACAAGAGTTTGGTAATGTCGCTTGTAGTTTTATAAACCATGTCTTTTATCGCATTGCAATCTTTTGACAGTGTTTAATTAAATCACGTCTTTTACAAATGGTAGGTACTTGAAAATATGAGTTGCTATTAACAGAGCATTGCGAggtaaatattttaattattaaagtTCTTATTTGAAGAAGGCAGCCATGCATTATTACCACAATCTCATGATTGTACCATGCCCACATAAGTAAGGTCCAAATGTACTCTTTTGTCTTATAGAGCTTTGAGTTTGGAGAATAGCTTAGCAGATTCCTCAAACCTCTCGTTGCTCCTTTTGTCACTTCACATCAATGATGCATAGTCAAGCATCTTTGCCTCGTTGatatttttgtcctttcttAGACTTCAATGATATGAATATTGTTTTTTTACTTCAATGATTAAATATCTACAAAGGATTCATAATCAATTGTCCCTCACCAATGGTGATAAAGTGCACTATGCTTGATTTGGGTTTTCCACAACATCCTTTCAACAATTATTACTATTCTAAAAGAAGAGTAGTTGCATAAATACATAGATTTAATCGACAAAAATCATGCAACAAAATAATGGGCTTGAACTTACGTGCATGTTCTCagccatcaaataaaaaaaaattaatgtcaaTTGTTGATTTGGCATGACCATTTTGTTCGACCAAACCCCACTATCCATACCTCacgcaaaaaaaaataagttgttCCATAGCATTATTGATCTTTTCCCTCTGCCTTCAATGTCTTACTGTCAAGCATTTTTGCCTCAATCGCCATGcaaatctattttcctttttcagacTATAATGATCTGAATACCTTCATAAGATTCAAAATCGATAGAGCTctatcattggaaaaaaaaaaaaaaaaaaaagctatgcATGTTGCATAAGTccacaagatgcaataatttgacaagaCATTAGATAAATGGGGTGTCCCCACTCCCTTTTGAGTCCCCATTCATATAGCTAAGGCTGTGAATATACATATTATTGTGTTCTCTCATTTCTTATGTGCTTATATTATGGTCTTTCATATTCATGCATTACTTCTTCAAACATGCATGTGGGCAGACAAGTCTTTGTATTCTCCGAGGGATATGTTGAGGGAAATAATGAAATTGCAACTCTAAGTCATCTAAATATTGTGCATGGCGAAACCGATGATCCATCACATCTTATCGAAACGATGAAGACTGAATTACATATGCCTTGTTCTTTGCCAAGTTTGAACAGCAATCACAAGAGTTTGGTAATGTCACTAGTAGTTTTATAAACCATGTCTTTTATCACATTGCAATCTTTTGACAGTGTTTAATTAAATCACGTCTTTTACAAATGGTAGGTACTTGAAAATATGAGTTGCTATTAACAGAGCATTGCGAggtaaatattttaactattaaagTTCTTATTTGAAGAAGGCAGCCATGCATTATTACCACAGTCTCGTGATTGTACCGTGCCCACATAAGTAAGGTCCAAATGTACTCCTTTGTCTTATAGAGCTTTGAGTTTGGAGAATAGCTTAGCAGATTCCTCAAACCTCTCGTTGCTCCTTTTGTCACTTCACATCAATGATGCATAGTCAAGCATCTTTGCCTCGTTCACCAAGTGAtctgtttgtcttttttttacttcaatgATTAAATATCTACAAAGGATTCATAATCAATTGTCCCTCACCAATGGTGATAAAGTGCACTATGCTTGATTTGGGTTTCCACAACATCCTTTCAACAATTATTTACTATTCTAAAAAGAAGAGTAGTTGCATAAATACATAGATTTAATCGACAAAAATTGATGCAACAAAGTAATGGCCTTGAACTTACGTGCATGTTCTCAGCCAtcgaataaaagaaaattaatgtcAACTGTTGGATTTGGCATGACCATTTTGTTCGACCAAACCCCACTATGCCATACCTCACACCAAAAATAATAAGTTGTTCCATATCATTATTGCACTAACAAGTGTATAAATTATAGTTTGGATTCTCTAGCTTTACGCTTGTGAAATGAAACAATTATCACTAAAATGCAATGTTGTCCTTAGCTCATACAATCAGAATTGACAAGGTGAATTGGACCATATATCTCCAAGATGAAACCGGCCTAAAATTTTCCTGTGATACAAGTTCCACCAGTCGCTTCATGGTGGCATGTGTTCATGGAACCATTGTCACTctttgtgacatcttgaatttcccAACCTATTTTCTAcagaattaatcgggcatttcgttgatgcgtttatagggctattcttagagccgatcactcttgagataactagactgtTTGGGTaagtaattaagaaaatttaaggcaataaacttgagagTTTGAtcaagaatcggcttctcgaccatgctcatctttagaggccattgcggcacagttaaaaatcaatttaagatcATGGATAGGTttgttcgactgagatgtatggccgatcgtgggtgactccactaaattggaaaattctcgtcaaccaacactaatttgattttactgtcgttttggtaccctgtgtcagtaattgaattctcgagattttcacgacaatcgacaGTCGCCATTAAGTCGAATGGGTTCATAgttgtttgaagaaaatcgaccacggatcACTTgctttaaaaagttataaaaactacccgatagtccaggtcatgctaaaaacacgctaaaaggaaattaacggtcaattcaagtccgatttcagaaattgaaatttctaccatgtcacaataaattctaggatccacgactcagtctcagaagatttttcagagatctcgagatttttacagaaaatggaTTCAGACGCCGTGGAAAAATAAcgaaaattcggattggccgaattgaagggatttttggcatCTTATCTGAGTGAATTGgtgaatggaagttgtttggACTTTTCTGAATTCAATTGGGACCTCAACTgaatttatttgttcaaaaatcggattcgaagaaaatgaattaaaattcgGAATTGAAGAAAATAGCCGTTTTTGTTGCCGAGATTCTTTGTCGAGGGAAATTTTGTGCAAGAAAGCAAGTGGGGATCAAATACCTTAGTATGAGAATTTTCAGGGATCAAATTGGACTAAGCAGAAGCATTTGGGACAAGAATGATTGATTTTTAGGATAATTCCTTTTAATTCCCTTtaatttccccttttctttcccccttaCCCCACTTGGCCGACACCCCCACTCATCcgcaattctctctctctctctctctctctctctctctctctcgtgcggAACACTCCACGCCGACGTCCCCCTGCCGTATCCTATTTCCCCACCTCTCTCTCGGTTGCTTTGATTTTAGTCAAagcttatctcatttttctgcTTTCTTTGACCAATACTTTCATCCACAcacttctctcttcctctgcaCGTCTTGGAGCTTCGGTTTTTGCTGCACCTTCGTTCTTCTATTTTGGTTTCATCCGAAGTCTGCAGCATCACAAAATTAATAACAATCTTCACTCAAGGCCGCTGGATCGACCGAAGCTCGCGCGTCTTCTCTCCTTCGTCCGAGGTTGCTGCCATTCGCTCGTTCAACCCAACAGCTtctgatttgaatttttttcagcTTGAGCAGCAAGCTTGCGGGCCATTTTTCGGGCCTGAGCCGTGCCCCGTTGCCATCGCCACTTTGGAAAGGATTGAACCCCATCGCGTCCTCGTCGCATTGATCCGAGTGGATCACTAATCAaatgagtaatctcactaatcctcgcttagtgggctaattatgcttaagggttgtttagttttaattaattaggtttaggtggttagattagtatgattagtgtttattagtcaattgtgatgcgaattagataaattgaatgtgtatttagcaagtagacatggtctactatttattgagggtaaCCCGGGATTTTTCTCGACCCTAATCgagcttcaattaggcttttcgggcctaagtggaatttttggtatttaaatattatttttcggaattaaattaaataattatttattttccaaaaattcaactgggatgactagtgaccggaatattatgctgatgaccatggtgaagtctgtttatttaatcgggctttattttgagctaaattgagtttttaatattaattatttaatgttcgaaattaattaattatttatttatttttcggaaattaaggttgagatggccggtgaccgaaattttatgctgatgatcatggtgcagtccgtttatttaattgagctttatattgtgctaaatcgaatttattgtatttatttatttaattttcgaaattaattatttaattatttaatttccgaaaattcaactgggatggccagcgACCGAAATTTGGTACTGATTGTCACAGcgtcgtttatttaattgagctttattatgtgctgaattgaattatttgtgaaattgggaattattctttaatggaataatcttggataattaattggaaaataatcgGGTGTCGGTTGATagcaccaaaagtgttttgatGGATCCAAATAATGGTGGAgtagaaatgaaattattatatttcgGCTAAGGCCAATCGTGTACCcacgcacgatattttatcgatgatgataaaagatgagaagaaatgttgtGTGATGTGGCTCGGCGATTGTTACATCGCTTTGGCATGTAggatgccttagagaatgcacgtaaattgttgaatattgatcatgcctgtgtggcgataattgatcatgcctgtgtggcgtagaTTGTGTCTGCGTGGCCGTATTTCTATGTGTCGAGTATCGTGCCTGTGTGGCGTAGATCGTGCTTGTGTGGCCGTATTTCTGTGTGTCGAGTATCGTGCCCATGTGGCTGAAAGTAATTAGAATGCCTAAAAGCCCGCACATAAAGTGTGTATTGTACATCACTTTGGCGAATGGATGCTCGAGAGCATTACTGTAGCTCGGTGACTGAGTGTACTATTGGGTATTATATAGTGTTGAGTgagatgacctagaaatggtctaactgacatgtaatcgactaggtcgattgatcattgctttgatttgatgttgtgaaatgACGGATTGAATgtaaatgaccgtgagtggtcttgttggcgtgtgaTCGACTAGGTCAagtgatcgagatatcgatctgtgatgtgattgcttgggtgcctattgaaccgtgctaatatgcaggtggaatctgagatcaaagtaagtcctctgccctgtgcgtgtttaggcagcctatagtataatggtttactaatcgggccttagtggggtagaactcgctgagacgtagtctcatcccggtatGGGGAAAACATCTCAGGACCTCGataaggagctgaggaggaggaatttgaGAAAGAGAACTCTGAGGTGAAACCCGAGGAGAAGA
This Eucalyptus grandis isolate ANBG69807.140 chromosome 7, ASM1654582v1, whole genome shotgun sequence DNA region includes the following protein-coding sequences:
- the LOC104417171 gene encoding omega-hydroxypalmitate O-feruloyl transferase, translating into MSEDDIAMLGDISAINPTMLRKLVKHSDGASTILEVPLLTVQVTTFKCGGIVVGIVMNHVLVDGKALMDFIACWNDLARAKPPSVLPFLDRSVLRSRQPPRVDLPHHEYAPRDQRPGLVVNPQTKPLVYRSFCFKPHALIQLKKAARIATQNGSSVVPTTFEVISALVWISRTKALGISPHETTKLLTAVDGRPKFNPPLLSGYFGNGIAWSCAECSTGELTSNPFSFAVRIVHEALASVTESYIRSAIDYVELNKVLVDCEGSACCISKWSQLPFYKIDFGFGRPFQVAPATVPDKLILVASRSRESDELVVSLGLTCDAMDVFSKLIQHELTLKSKF